The Acidobacteriota bacterium genome has a segment encoding these proteins:
- the rpsD gene encoding 30S ribosomal protein S4, with amino-acid sequence MARYAGPVCRLCRREGMKLFLKGERCHAEKCAVERRNVPPGHHGKGRKAKLQGYGLQLREKQRVKRMYGVLERQFRRYFHEADRRRGITGETLLQLLESRLDNVVYRLGFAASRPQARQLVRHGHFLVNGRRADIPSYSLRTGDRVSVKAKSANNPAIAYAREEVKGRGIPEWLELGADGQEGRFAAVPSREQMNLPVQEQLIVELYSK; translated from the coding sequence ATGGCACGGTACGCTGGTCCGGTCTGCCGTTTGTGCCGGCGCGAAGGCATGAAGCTGTTTCTCAAGGGTGAGCGCTGTCACGCGGAGAAGTGCGCGGTCGAGCGGCGCAACGTGCCGCCGGGGCACCACGGCAAGGGCCGCAAGGCCAAGCTGCAGGGCTACGGACTGCAGCTCCGCGAGAAGCAGCGCGTCAAGCGCATGTATGGCGTGCTCGAGCGGCAGTTCCGGCGCTACTTCCACGAGGCCGACCGCCGCCGGGGAATCACCGGCGAGACGCTGTTGCAGTTGCTCGAGAGCAGGCTCGACAACGTCGTCTACCGCCTTGGCTTCGCCGCCTCGCGACCGCAGGCGCGCCAGTTGGTGCGGCACGGACACTTTCTGGTGAACGGGCGGCGCGCCGACATTCCGTCGTACTCGTTGCGAACCGGGGATCGCGTGAGCGTGAAGGCGAAGAGCGCGAACAACCCGGCCATCGCGTACGCGCGAGAGGAAGTCAAGGGCCGCGGCATTCCGGAGTGGCTCGAGCTGGGCGCCGACGGGCAGGAGGGGCGTTTCGCGGCCGTGCCCAGCCGCGAGCAGATGAATCTGCCGGTGCAGGAGCAGTTGATCGTGGAGCTCTACTCGAAGTAG
- a CDS encoding DNA-directed RNA polymerase subunit alpha has translation MLWKGFQRPKVLEYDRETLTEQYGRFHAQPFERGFGTTIGNALRRVLLSSIEGAAVTAVKIDGVLHEFSPIQGVVEDATDIILNLKQVPIKVHVDGVKAVSIRAEEPGEIKAGDIQADADIEILDPDVHIATVSEGGALNMEMRVKRGRGYVSADKNFDEDLGIGWIPVDSVHSPIKKVNYLVEAARLGQTTDYDKLTIDVWTDGTISARDAVSLGAKLVRDHLNIFIDIDDESEVLEEAEPEPPAAVANEHLDKSVEELELSVRSYNCLKNANIRTIRELVQKSEPEMLQTKNFGRKSLNEIKEILLDMGLSLGMRLDQPADSVPAQAE, from the coding sequence ATGCTGTGGAAAGGCTTCCAGCGACCGAAGGTGCTGGAGTACGACCGCGAGACGCTCACGGAACAGTACGGGCGCTTCCACGCGCAGCCGTTCGAGCGTGGCTTCGGTACGACGATCGGCAACGCGTTGCGGCGCGTGCTGCTGTCGTCTATCGAGGGGGCGGCGGTGACCGCGGTCAAGATCGACGGCGTGCTGCACGAGTTTTCGCCGATTCAGGGCGTGGTGGAGGATGCGACCGACATCATCCTCAATCTCAAGCAGGTGCCGATCAAGGTGCACGTCGACGGGGTGAAGGCCGTGTCGATCCGGGCGGAGGAACCCGGTGAGATAAAGGCGGGCGACATCCAGGCCGATGCCGATATCGAGATTCTGGATCCGGACGTGCACATCGCCACCGTGTCCGAGGGCGGCGCGCTGAACATGGAGATGCGCGTGAAGCGCGGCCGGGGCTACGTGTCCGCCGACAAGAACTTCGACGAGGACCTGGGGATCGGCTGGATCCCGGTCGACTCGGTGCATTCGCCGATCAAGAAGGTGAACTACCTCGTCGAGGCGGCGCGGCTCGGCCAGACGACCGACTACGACAAGCTGACGATCGACGTGTGGACCGACGGGACGATCAGCGCCCGCGACGCCGTTTCGCTCGGTGCGAAGCTGGTGCGCGACCACCTGAACATCTTCATCGACATCGACGACGAGTCCGAGGTCCTGGAGGAAGCGGAGCCGGAACCCCCGGCCGCCGTGGCGAACGAGCATCTCGACAAGAGCGTCGAGGAGCTCGAGCTGTCCGTGCGTTCCTACAACTGCCTGAAGAACGCCAACATCCGGACGATTCGCGAGCTCGTGCAGAAGAGCGAGCCGGAGATGCTCCAGACGAAGAACTTCGGGCGGAAGTCGCTGAACGAAATCAAGGAAATCCTGCTCGACATGGGGCTCAGCCTCGGCATGCGTCTGGACCAGCCGGCGGACAGCGTGCCCGCGCAGGCGGAGTGA
- a CDS encoding 50S ribosomal protein L17, which produces MRHRVAHRKLGRVTEHRLSLLRNQAQALLRHERISTTVAKAKELRPFVERLITVAKRGLADGTDTIRAVNARRMVRRDLADREVAAKLFDTIAPRFSSRSGGYTRLVRIGFRRGDAAEIAQVELIGSEYNPDLDKPKADRKAEEKPERQPDEQAATGGRLSRMFRRGKNRR; this is translated from the coding sequence ATGCGTCATCGCGTTGCACACCGGAAGCTGGGTCGGGTCACGGAGCACCGTCTGTCCCTGCTCCGCAATCAGGCGCAGGCCCTGTTGCGGCACGAGCGGATCAGTACGACGGTCGCCAAGGCCAAGGAGCTGCGTCCGTTCGTCGAGCGGCTCATCACGGTCGCGAAACGGGGGCTCGCCGACGGCACGGACACGATTCGCGCCGTGAACGCCCGCCGCATGGTGCGCCGCGATCTGGCGGACCGGGAGGTGGCGGCGAAGCTGTTCGACACGATCGCGCCCCGGTTTTCCAGCCGCTCCGGCGGCTACACGCGCCTGGTGAGAATCGGGTTCCGCCGCGGCGACGCCGCCGAGATTGCCCAGGTGGAGCTGATTGGCAGCGAGTACAACCCCGACCTGGACAAGCCCAAGGCCGACCGCAAGGCGGAAGAGAAGCCCGAACGCCAGCCGGACGAGCAGGCCGCCACGGGCGGACGTCTGAGCCGGATGTTCCGTCGCGGGAAGAACCGGCGCTAG
- a CDS encoding elongation factor G: MKVYDASNIRNVAVVGHSGSGKTQLVSAMLFDAKMVNRLGRVDEGTTVTDFDEEEIARKHTLSASVAFAEWRSTKINLIDTPGIGNFVSDTRAALRVADAALVVVDAVAGVEVQTEKVWSIAEEIGLPCVVVLNLLDRERASFDRALESVQGALGREVVPIQLPIGSEREFRGAVDLLAMQGVTFPDDGSGDASVGDVPDALSGPADTAREALLEMVAEADEALMERFFEEGTLTQDELEGGLRTATRNRQVFPLVCTSAQANIGVGPLLDTILSCLPPAADHPLPATDPESGEPLSYDAGDTAPPAAFVWKTIADPFAGRITMFRVAAGALKADSTIHNATQDGGERLGALAVLQGKTQHPVPELKAGDLGAVAKLKETHTNDTLGEKGNPVRFAPIAFAEPVLSYAIEPKSRGDEEKISGALQRLREEDPTIQYTRDPQTRQLLLSGQGQVHIEVTVAKLKRRFGVEVNLKLPRIPYRETIMAATEAHGRHKKQSGGHGQFGDCRIRVEPLPRGEDFAFVDEIFGGSIPRQFIPAVEKGIQEARDKGYLAGYPMVDFKVTLYDGQFHSVDSNEMSFKMAGRLAFRDAMERARPTLLEPVMNVEIYAPSDFAGDLMGDLNGRRGRIGGMEPRGGSTVIKAQVPMAEMLTYEQQLTSATGGRGSYHMEFSHYEEVPAHLHAKIVADSKSEAGDAEDA; this comes from the coding sequence ATGAAGGTCTATGACGCGTCGAACATCCGCAACGTCGCGGTCGTCGGGCACAGCGGTTCCGGGAAGACGCAGCTCGTGTCGGCGATGCTGTTCGACGCCAAGATGGTCAACCGCCTGGGGAGGGTCGACGAGGGCACGACGGTCACCGACTTCGACGAGGAGGAGATCGCCCGCAAGCACACGCTCTCGGCCAGCGTCGCGTTCGCCGAGTGGCGCTCCACGAAGATCAACCTGATCGACACGCCCGGCATCGGCAACTTCGTGAGCGACACCCGGGCCGCCCTGCGCGTCGCCGACGCCGCGCTCGTCGTGGTCGACGCGGTGGCGGGCGTCGAGGTGCAGACCGAGAAGGTGTGGAGCATCGCCGAGGAGATCGGCCTGCCCTGCGTGGTCGTGCTCAACCTGCTCGACCGCGAGCGCGCGAGCTTCGACCGCGCCCTCGAGTCGGTGCAGGGAGCGCTGGGTCGGGAAGTGGTGCCGATCCAGCTCCCGATCGGCTCGGAACGCGAGTTCCGCGGCGCGGTGGACCTGCTGGCCATGCAGGGCGTGACCTTCCCCGACGACGGCAGCGGCGACGCATCCGTCGGCGATGTTCCGGACGCGCTCTCCGGGCCGGCGGACACCGCCCGCGAGGCACTGCTCGAGATGGTCGCCGAAGCCGACGAGGCGCTCATGGAGCGGTTCTTCGAAGAGGGCACGCTGACCCAGGACGAGTTGGAGGGCGGCCTCCGGACGGCGACACGGAACCGGCAGGTGTTCCCGCTCGTCTGCACGTCGGCGCAGGCCAACATCGGCGTCGGGCCGTTGCTGGACACGATCCTCTCCTGCCTGCCGCCGGCGGCGGATCACCCGCTCCCGGCCACCGACCCCGAGAGCGGCGAGCCGCTGAGCTACGACGCCGGCGACACCGCCCCGCCCGCCGCGTTCGTCTGGAAGACCATCGCCGATCCGTTCGCCGGGCGCATAACGATGTTCCGCGTCGCGGCCGGCGCGCTCAAGGCCGATTCCACCATCCACAACGCCACGCAGGACGGCGGCGAGCGACTCGGCGCGCTGGCCGTCCTGCAGGGCAAGACGCAGCACCCGGTGCCGGAGCTGAAGGCGGGCGACCTCGGGGCCGTCGCCAAGCTGAAGGAGACCCATACGAACGACACGCTGGGCGAGAAGGGCAACCCGGTGCGCTTCGCGCCCATCGCCTTCGCCGAACCGGTCCTCTCCTATGCCATCGAGCCGAAGAGCCGCGGGGACGAGGAGAAGATCAGCGGTGCGCTGCAGCGCCTGCGGGAGGAGGATCCCACCATCCAGTACACCCGCGACCCGCAGACGCGCCAGTTGCTGCTCTCGGGCCAGGGGCAGGTGCACATAGAGGTTACCGTCGCCAAGCTGAAGCGGCGCTTCGGCGTCGAGGTCAACCTGAAGCTGCCCCGCATCCCCTACCGGGAAACCATCATGGCGGCGACCGAAGCGCACGGCCGGCACAAGAAGCAGTCGGGCGGACACGGGCAGTTCGGCGACTGCCGGATCCGTGTCGAGCCGCTTCCGCGCGGAGAGGACTTCGCCTTCGTCGACGAGATTTTCGGCGGCTCGATTCCGCGCCAGTTCATCCCGGCCGTCGAGAAGGGCATCCAGGAGGCCCGCGACAAGGGCTATCTCGCCGGCTACCCGATGGTCGACTTCAAGGTGACCCTCTACGACGGGCAGTTCCATTCGGTCGACTCGAACGAGATGTCCTTCAAGATGGCCGGCCGCCTCGCCTTCCGGGACGCGATGGAGCGGGCCAGACCGACCCTGCTCGAACCGGTCATGAACGTCGAGATCTACGCGCCGAGCGACTTCGCGGGCGACCTCATGGGCGACCTGAACGGCCGGCGCGGCCGGATCGGGGGCATGGAGCCGCGCGGGGGGTCCACCGTCATCAAGGCGCAGGTGCCGATGGCGGAGATGCTCACCTACGAGCAGCAGTTGACCTCCGCCACCGGCGGCAGGGGGTCGTACCACATGGAGTTCTCGCACTACGAGGAGGTGCCGGCGCACCTTCACGCGAAGATCGTGGCGGACTCGAAGTCCGAAGCGGGAGACGCCGAGGACGCCTAG
- a CDS encoding FtsX-like permease family protein translates to MRGSLLREIVVMAVTTIRTQKMRSGLTILGIVIGITAIVGMTSLIRGFDESLRDTIREIGPDTIFVAQFSGMSFMSGADFDELLKRPTLTPADARAIERQAESIAQVNITIGEGGGPGSTRSRLFYRGERTKLLSITGTTHDYPDVFHVTIEQGRFFTEGEVSHRRRVVVLGQTPYQALFPNVDPLGKTVRIGNQPYTVIGVIGPRPGIGSLDAGQDDIALIPYSAHSKQFGTRVTRSRRGRLQFLMIAAVPHEGVAREDAIRDVTEVMRIRHGLRLDEANDFDLITQDAALRLWDQVSSATFLALVAISSIALMVGGIGVMAIMTISVKERTREIGTRKAIGARRREILWQFLLEAVFLTAIGGVLGILFGSGIGMGVHYATEFPVSLPWWSFAIGIGFSATVGIVFGIVPAVRASGLDPIEALRYE, encoded by the coding sequence ATGCGCGGTTCGCTCCTGCGTGAGATCGTGGTGATGGCGGTCACGACCATCCGGACGCAGAAGATGCGGTCCGGACTGACCATCCTCGGCATCGTCATCGGCATCACCGCGATCGTCGGGATGACGTCGCTCATCCGCGGATTCGACGAGTCGTTGCGCGACACCATCCGCGAGATCGGCCCCGACACGATCTTCGTGGCGCAGTTCTCGGGCATGAGCTTCATGTCGGGAGCCGACTTCGACGAGCTTCTCAAGCGGCCCACCCTGACACCGGCCGATGCGCGTGCCATCGAACGGCAGGCCGAATCGATAGCGCAGGTCAACATCACTATCGGCGAGGGCGGGGGTCCGGGCTCGACGCGCAGCCGGCTCTTCTATCGGGGAGAACGAACCAAGCTGCTCTCGATCACCGGCACGACGCACGATTACCCGGACGTATTCCACGTCACCATCGAGCAGGGACGATTCTTCACCGAGGGCGAAGTGAGTCACCGGCGCCGGGTCGTGGTGCTCGGGCAGACGCCCTACCAGGCCCTGTTCCCCAACGTCGACCCGCTCGGCAAGACGGTGCGCATCGGCAACCAGCCCTATACGGTGATCGGCGTCATCGGTCCGCGGCCCGGCATCGGGTCGCTCGACGCCGGCCAGGACGACATCGCGCTGATCCCCTACAGCGCCCACTCGAAGCAGTTCGGCACGCGCGTTACGCGATCGCGCCGCGGGCGGTTGCAGTTCCTCATGATCGCCGCCGTGCCGCACGAAGGGGTCGCGCGCGAGGACGCGATACGCGACGTGACCGAGGTGATGCGCATCCGTCACGGCCTGCGCCTGGACGAGGCGAACGACTTCGATCTCATCACGCAGGATGCGGCGCTCCGGCTGTGGGACCAGGTCAGCAGCGCGACGTTCCTCGCGCTGGTCGCCATCTCGTCCATCGCGCTCATGGTCGGCGGCATCGGGGTGATGGCGATCATGACCATCTCCGTCAAGGAGCGGACGCGCGAGATCGGCACCCGCAAGGCCATCGGCGCCCGGCGGCGCGAGATCCTGTGGCAGTTCCTTCTCGAGGCGGTCTTCCTGACCGCCATCGGCGGCGTCCTCGGCATCCTCTTCGGCAGCGGGATCGGGATGGGCGTTCACTACGCCACCGAGTTCCCGGTATCGCTGCCGTGGTGGTCGTTCGCCATCGGCATCGGCTTCTCCGCGACGGTCGGCATCGTCTTCGGGATCGTGCCCGCCGTCCGCGCCTCCGGCCTCGACCCGATCGAGGCGCTGCGCTACGAATAG
- a CDS encoding ABC transporter permease, which translates to MKLILIHEMVQIALSAIWANKLRSFLTILGNVVAVSSIITLVSLIQGITEEVESVILSEVGADAFLVDRRGIMRSEEDLERTRNNPRITLADAEAIRRFASGVTAVMAEGRRSGEVRYRQHVLESVRIQGVTEEFIRFSTFNAEIGRLMTPAEVRRKRNVAVLGSDTADRLFGALDPIDRQVKIRGVPFRVIGVSRPQGSSFGQSQDEFAVVPLGAFQRLFGSRTALGLRVQPADPGEIDRAIGETTVALRVERRLKASEDDNFGIFTSETALRIFNQATAGIFAVLVGVVGLALVVAGIVIMNIMLMAVSERTKEIGLRKALGARRQDILWQMLSESVALSVLGGATGTALGAAAALALDRFAPVPAVVHPWSVLLAITMTAAVGLFFGLYPAARAAALDPIDALGRAD; encoded by the coding sequence ATGAAGCTGATTCTGATTCATGAGATGGTCCAGATCGCGCTGAGCGCGATCTGGGCCAACAAGCTCCGTTCCTTCCTGACGATCCTCGGGAACGTCGTCGCCGTCAGCTCGATCATCACCCTCGTCTCTCTCATCCAGGGGATCACCGAGGAGGTCGAGAGCGTGATCCTGTCGGAGGTGGGCGCCGACGCGTTCCTGGTCGACCGCCGCGGCATCATGAGGAGCGAGGAGGACCTGGAACGGACGCGCAACAACCCGCGGATCACCCTCGCCGACGCCGAGGCCATCCGGCGGTTCGCCTCCGGCGTCACCGCGGTCATGGCGGAAGGACGGCGCAGCGGCGAGGTCCGCTATCGCCAGCACGTGCTCGAGTCGGTCCGGATCCAGGGCGTGACCGAGGAGTTCATCCGTTTCTCCACGTTCAACGCGGAGATTGGACGGCTGATGACTCCCGCCGAGGTCCGCCGCAAGCGCAACGTCGCGGTCCTGGGATCGGATACCGCCGACCGGCTGTTCGGCGCGCTCGATCCGATCGACAGACAGGTGAAGATCCGCGGCGTGCCGTTTCGCGTGATCGGTGTCAGCCGGCCCCAGGGTTCGTCGTTCGGGCAGTCGCAGGACGAGTTCGCGGTCGTTCCGCTCGGCGCGTTCCAGCGGCTCTTCGGCAGCCGCACCGCGCTCGGGTTGCGTGTGCAGCCGGCCGACCCGGGCGAGATCGACAGGGCGATCGGCGAAACGACGGTCGCCCTGCGGGTCGAGCGGCGCCTGAAGGCGAGCGAAGACGACAATTTCGGCATCTTCACTTCCGAGACCGCGCTGCGCATCTTCAACCAGGCCACCGCCGGCATCTTCGCCGTGCTGGTCGGCGTCGTGGGTCTCGCGCTGGTCGTCGCCGGCATCGTCATCATGAACATCATGCTGATGGCGGTCTCGGAACGGACGAAGGAGATCGGCCTGCGCAAGGCCCTCGGCGCCCGGCGGCAGGACATCCTCTGGCAGATGCTGTCCGAGTCGGTGGCGCTGTCCGTGCTCGGGGGCGCGACGGGCACGGCGCTCGGTGCAGCCGCCGCGCTTGCGCTGGACCGCTTCGCCCCGGTGCCGGCCGTCGTGCACCCCTGGTCGGTGCTTCTCGCCATTACGATGACGGCCGCGGTCGGGCTCTTCTTCGGGCTGTACCCCGCGGCGCGGGCCGCCGCGCTGGACCCGATAGACGCACTGGGGCGGGCCGACTGA
- a CDS encoding efflux RND transporter periplasmic adaptor subunit, producing the protein MSRKLLVGGLVILTGAALVAVNLLFERSDAAEVDVEEIERRDLVAIVSAPGTIQPQLSVDMSASTMGRVTRLAVDEGERVTAGQFLLQIDPENLQAIVNRGEASLEATIAAHQQALVAVETARVNLEIGRENLERQADLWSLRLVSREVYEQAVADVELRETELKAREVDVEGAAQRILQERATLDSARYDLTQVTITSPIDGIVTRRNIEEGETVVIGTMNNPGTVLLTIADFSVLEAEIEVDETDIPAVRLGQPVEITIDALPDRTYTGRVTEIGNSPIQNQNAGAGATQEATNFLVVVVVDGFIPGVRPGFTCTAEITTATRTASLAVPIQATTVREVEIDADGRIVRESSDAGSGVLSRPASASSEPAAGGSATTREEREGVFVARQGRAVFVPVATGIAGERYFEALSGLEEGDFVITGPFEVVRNLDDGDPVDPNEADSDS; encoded by the coding sequence ATGTCCAGAAAGCTCCTCGTCGGCGGACTCGTAATCTTGACCGGCGCCGCGCTCGTGGCCGTCAATCTGCTGTTCGAGCGATCCGACGCGGCGGAAGTCGACGTGGAGGAGATCGAGCGGCGCGATCTCGTCGCCATCGTCTCCGCGCCCGGCACCATTCAACCGCAACTCTCGGTCGACATGAGCGCCAGCACGATGGGACGGGTCACGCGCCTGGCGGTGGACGAGGGCGAACGGGTCACGGCCGGGCAGTTCCTGCTCCAGATCGACCCGGAGAACCTCCAGGCGATCGTCAACCGCGGCGAGGCCTCCCTCGAGGCCACCATCGCGGCCCATCAGCAGGCGCTCGTTGCCGTGGAGACGGCCCGCGTCAACCTCGAGATCGGCCGCGAGAACCTGGAGCGGCAGGCGGACCTCTGGTCCCTCCGTCTCGTCTCCCGTGAAGTCTACGAGCAGGCGGTCGCCGACGTGGAGCTGCGCGAGACCGAGCTCAAGGCGCGGGAAGTGGACGTGGAGGGGGCGGCGCAGCGCATCCTCCAGGAACGGGCGACGCTCGACAGCGCGCGCTACGACCTCACGCAGGTGACCATCACGTCCCCCATCGACGGCATCGTGACCCGGCGCAACATCGAAGAGGGGGAGACGGTGGTCATCGGCACGATGAACAACCCCGGAACGGTGCTGCTGACCATCGCCGACTTCTCGGTTCTCGAGGCGGAGATCGAGGTCGACGAGACCGACATCCCGGCCGTGCGGCTCGGCCAGCCGGTGGAGATCACGATCGACGCGCTGCCGGACCGCACCTACACCGGCCGCGTGACCGAGATCGGCAACAGCCCGATTCAGAACCAGAACGCGGGCGCCGGCGCCACGCAGGAGGCAACGAACTTCCTGGTCGTCGTCGTCGTCGACGGCTTCATTCCGGGCGTGCGGCCCGGCTTCACCTGCACCGCGGAGATCACGACGGCGACGCGGACGGCATCGCTGGCCGTGCCCATCCAGGCGACCACCGTGCGCGAGGTCGAGATCGATGCGGACGGCCGGATCGTGCGGGAATCGAGCGACGCCGGATCCGGTGTCCTCTCGCGCCCCGCCTCCGCCTCCTCCGAACCGGCGGCGGGCGGCAGCGCCACCACGCGCGAAGAGCGCGAAGGCGTGTTCGTGGCGCGGCAGGGACGCGCGGTTTTCGTGCCGGTGGCCACCGGAATCGCCGGCGAGCGCTACTTCGAGGCCCTGAGCGGCCTGGAGGAAGGGGATTTCGTGATCACCGGTCCGTTCGAGGTGGTCCGCAACCTCGACGACGGCGACCCGGTGGATCCCAATGAAGCTGATTCTGATTCATGA
- a CDS encoding arginine decarboxylase, pyruvoyl-dependent, whose protein sequence is MRRSRRDGGARSGFPVLGFVPSELFFTKGVGTHREKLTSFELALRSAGIAACNVVRVSSIFPPGCRILPRGEGIERLKPGQVTFVVMSEAATKEPHRLIAATVGVAIPRDPSLYGYLSEHHSFGEDEETAGDYAEDLAAEMLATTLGLKFDPEKSWDENKEVWRLSNQIVRTQHVTQTAVGDRDGLWTTVVAAAVMVG, encoded by the coding sequence ATGCGTCGCTCGCGACGGGACGGTGGAGCAAGATCCGGATTCCCTGTGCTTGGTTTCGTTCCCAGTGAGCTCTTTTTCACGAAGGGCGTCGGCACGCACCGCGAGAAGCTGACGTCGTTCGAGCTGGCGTTGCGGTCGGCCGGCATAGCGGCCTGCAACGTCGTGCGCGTCTCCAGCATCTTCCCGCCCGGCTGCCGCATTCTCCCGCGCGGGGAGGGCATCGAGCGGTTGAAGCCCGGGCAGGTGACCTTCGTGGTCATGTCCGAGGCGGCCACGAAGGAGCCCCACCGCCTCATCGCCGCGACGGTCGGCGTCGCCATCCCCCGCGACCCCAGCCTGTACGGCTATCTCTCCGAGCACCACAGCTTCGGCGAGGACGAGGAGACCGCCGGCGACTACGCCGAGGATCTCGCCGCTGAAATGCTGGCCACCACCCTCGGGCTGAAGTTCGATCCCGAGAAGAGCTGGGACGAGAACAAGGAAGTCTGGCGCCTGTCGAACCAGATCGTCCGGACCCAGCACGTCACGCAGACCGCCGTGGGCGATCGCGACGGCTTGTGGACGACGGTGGTGGCCGCCGCCGTCATGGTCGGCTGA
- the pilB gene encoding type IV-A pilus assembly ATPase PilB, with protein MSVRLGELLLEKRRITSAQLQEARAYKDANGGDLASALTRLGLVPADEIAALRGAQYGVRSVDLSGFEIEPAVLDLIPADTAREHGIVPLRRSGANLTVAITDPRNVAVLDEVRFRTGCAVEPLLASEAAVAEAIARYYDAPPDTSGADRGESTLDVAVRELDRLSGGADDPRAGGGAQEIDLVPGDDARGQAPVVKLVNAILASAVQRGASDVHVEPYEKEFRIRFRVDGVLHPVMTPPMRMRDAVTSRLKVMAKLDIAERRVPQDGRVRVRCRDGGSTKAIDLRVSCLPTLFGEKIVLRLLDKSHLVLDMTKLGFEEAPLRRFTANIRRPWGMVLVTGPTGSGKTSTLYSSLAQLNNPDTNIVTAEDPVEFNLDGVNQVQIREAIGLSFAAALRAFLRQDPNVILVGEIRDVETAEIAVKAALTGHLVLSTLHTNDAPSAVSRLLNMGVEPFLIAGSVNLICAQRLVRRLCRGCAAPAAASPASLRELGFSEARARTVAPREGRGCEACNGTGYRGRVGLYEVLEVTEPLRERILAGGAARALRRAAIDEGMLTLRESGLCKIAEGVTSVDEVVRETVR; from the coding sequence GTGTCTGTTCGACTAGGCGAACTACTGCTCGAGAAGCGGCGCATCACGTCCGCGCAACTGCAGGAAGCGCGGGCGTACAAGGACGCCAACGGGGGCGATCTGGCCAGCGCCCTGACCCGCCTGGGGCTCGTCCCGGCCGACGAGATCGCCGCGCTGCGCGGTGCGCAGTACGGCGTGCGATCGGTCGATCTCTCCGGGTTCGAAATCGAGCCCGCCGTTCTCGATCTCATACCCGCCGACACGGCGCGCGAGCACGGAATCGTGCCGTTGCGGCGCTCCGGGGCAAACCTGACGGTCGCGATCACGGATCCGCGCAACGTCGCCGTGCTCGACGAGGTCCGGTTCAGGACCGGCTGCGCCGTCGAGCCGCTGCTGGCGTCGGAGGCCGCGGTCGCCGAGGCCATCGCCCGCTACTACGATGCGCCCCCGGACACGTCCGGGGCGGACCGCGGCGAAAGCACGCTCGACGTCGCGGTGCGGGAGCTCGACCGGTTGTCCGGCGGCGCGGACGACCCGCGGGCCGGCGGCGGCGCGCAGGAGATCGATCTGGTCCCGGGTGACGATGCACGCGGGCAGGCGCCGGTGGTGAAGCTGGTCAACGCGATCCTGGCGTCCGCCGTCCAGCGGGGCGCCAGCGACGTGCACGTCGAGCCGTACGAGAAGGAGTTCCGGATCCGGTTCCGCGTCGATGGCGTCCTGCACCCGGTGATGACGCCGCCGATGCGGATGCGCGACGCCGTCACCTCGCGTCTCAAGGTGATGGCGAAGCTCGACATCGCCGAGCGGCGGGTGCCGCAGGACGGGCGGGTCCGGGTCCGGTGCCGGGATGGCGGCTCGACGAAGGCGATCGATTTGCGCGTCTCCTGCCTGCCGACGCTCTTCGGCGAGAAGATCGTCCTGCGGCTGCTCGACAAGTCGCATCTCGTGCTCGACATGACGAAGCTCGGTTTCGAAGAGGCGCCGCTCCGGCGTTTCACGGCTAACATCCGCAGGCCGTGGGGCATGGTGCTGGTGACCGGCCCGACCGGCAGCGGCAAGACCAGCACGCTGTATTCCTCGCTCGCGCAGCTCAACAATCCGGACACCAACATCGTGACCGCCGAGGATCCGGTGGAGTTCAATCTTGACGGCGTCAACCAGGTTCAGATTCGCGAAGCGATCGGCCTCAGCTTCGCGGCCGCCCTCCGCGCCTTCCTCCGGCAGGACCCGAATGTCATCCTCGTCGGCGAGATCCGGGACGTCGAGACGGCGGAGATCGCCGTGAAGGCGGCGCTGACGGGCCACCTGGTGTTGTCGACCCTGCACACCAACGACGCGCCGAGCGCCGTCAGCCGGCTCCTGAACATGGGGGTCGAGCCCTTTCTGATCGCCGGCTCGGTGAATCTGATCTGTGCCCAGCGACTCGTCCGGCGCCTGTGCCGGGGCTGCGCGGCCCCGGCCGCGGCGAGTCCGGCGTCGCTCCGGGAACTTGGGTTCAGCGAGGCGAGGGCCCGCACGGTGGCGCCGAGGGAGGGGCGCGGGTGCGAGGCGTGCAACGGCACCGGCTACCGGGGACGGGTCGGTCTGTACGAGGTGCTGGAAGTGACCGAACCGTTGCGCGAGAGGATTCTTGCGGGGGGAGCCGCTCGCGCGCTGCGGCGGGCGGCAATCGACGAGGGGATGCTCACTCTGCGCGAGAGCGGGCTGTGCAAGATCGCCGAGGGAGTCACCTCGGTCGACGAAGTGGTCCGGGAGACCGTCCGATGA